The Micrococcales bacterium genome includes a region encoding these proteins:
- the aceE gene encoding pyruvate dehydrogenase (acetyl-transferring), homodimeric type, with protein sequence MKPGGIPTQYVDSDPEESREWIESLDATIDAAGPTRARFLVRELLRRAAERSIGIADLRQTDYINTIHPGDEPEFPGDEEVEHRIRAFVRWNAAIMVHRAQRPGISVGGHISTYASSSSLYEVGFNHFFQGPGIDGGDQVFYQGHACTGIYARAFLEGRLTEDRLDGFRQELSHGGLGAGLPSYPHPRLMGDFWQFPTVSMGLGPDAALYQARFNRYLHNRGIKDTSRQHVWAFLGDGETDEPETLGHLDVASREGLDNLTFVVNCNLQRLDGPVRGNSRIIQELEATFRGAGWNVIKVIWGREWDDLLARDTEGALVTLMNETVDGDYQTFKGESGAYVREHFFNKDPRIAAMVADYTDDQIWKLKRGGLDYLKLYAAYKAALEHKGQPTVILAKTVKGWTLGSHFESRNSTHQMKKLTLDDLLAFRDRLKIPFTDEQIDAKLPPYYHPGPDDPGIQYMLDRRRELGGSLPYRQQKSRPLTLPGDKPYDVVRRGSGSQEVATTMAFVRLFKELLKDPEIGKRFVPIIPDEARTFGMDAMFPVQKIYNPAGQLYQSVDRELFLSYKEAVNGQILHEGINEAGSAASFQAAGSSYSTHDEPMIPVYIFYSMFGFQRTGDQFWAAMDQRVRGFLLGATAGRTTLNGEGLQHEDGHSHLLASTNPGVVAYDPAFSFEIAHIVKDGLRRMYGEDSEDVFYYLTVYNEPIVQPAEPEGVDAEGIVKGMHLWSRGEGNGPRVQLLASGVSVPWAVTAQQLLQSDWGVSADVWSVTSWTELRRDALAAERAALLDPAAPARVPYVTQRLAEAPGPVVAVSDYMRAVQDQIRPFVPGDFMSLGTDGWGMSDTRGALRRHFLVDAEAITVQALAMLARQGAVDPQAVATAARQYRLDDPGSAEAGNTEGGG encoded by the coding sequence GTGAAGCCTGGTGGCATTCCGACGCAGTACGTGGATTCCGACCCCGAGGAGAGCCGGGAGTGGATCGAGTCGCTGGACGCGACGATCGACGCCGCCGGCCCGACCCGCGCCCGCTTCCTGGTCCGCGAACTCCTGCGGCGGGCAGCTGAGCGCAGCATCGGCATCGCGGATCTCCGGCAGACCGACTACATCAACACCATCCACCCCGGGGACGAACCCGAGTTCCCGGGCGACGAGGAGGTCGAGCACCGCATCCGCGCGTTCGTGCGCTGGAACGCCGCGATCATGGTGCATCGCGCGCAGCGACCAGGCATCTCTGTCGGCGGTCACATCAGCACCTACGCGTCCTCCTCCTCGTTGTACGAGGTCGGCTTCAACCACTTCTTCCAGGGTCCCGGGATCGACGGTGGCGACCAGGTCTTCTACCAGGGCCATGCGTGCACCGGCATCTATGCGCGTGCCTTCCTGGAGGGCCGGCTGACCGAGGACCGGCTGGACGGCTTCCGCCAGGAGCTCAGCCACGGCGGGCTCGGCGCCGGGTTGCCCAGTTACCCGCACCCGCGTCTGATGGGCGACTTCTGGCAGTTCCCGACGGTGTCCATGGGCCTCGGACCGGACGCGGCGCTCTACCAGGCCCGCTTCAACCGCTACCTGCACAACCGCGGCATCAAGGACACCTCGCGACAGCACGTGTGGGCCTTCCTCGGCGACGGCGAGACCGACGAGCCGGAAACCCTCGGCCACCTGGACGTCGCGTCCCGGGAGGGACTGGACAACCTCACGTTCGTCGTCAACTGCAACCTGCAGCGCCTCGACGGCCCGGTGCGCGGGAACAGCCGCATCATCCAGGAACTGGAGGCCACGTTCCGCGGTGCCGGATGGAACGTCATCAAGGTCATCTGGGGCCGCGAGTGGGACGACCTGCTGGCCCGCGACACCGAGGGTGCGCTGGTGACCCTGATGAACGAGACGGTGGACGGCGACTACCAGACCTTCAAGGGGGAATCCGGCGCGTACGTCCGAGAGCACTTCTTCAACAAGGACCCGCGGATCGCCGCGATGGTGGCCGACTACACCGACGACCAGATCTGGAAGCTCAAGCGCGGCGGGCTCGACTACCTGAAGCTCTACGCGGCGTACAAGGCCGCCCTGGAGCACAAGGGTCAGCCCACCGTGATCCTCGCGAAGACCGTCAAGGGCTGGACGCTCGGCTCGCACTTCGAGTCGCGCAACTCCACCCACCAGATGAAGAAGCTGACCCTCGATGACCTGCTCGCGTTCCGGGACCGCTTGAAGATCCCCTTCACCGACGAGCAGATCGACGCGAAACTGCCGCCCTACTACCACCCCGGACCCGACGACCCCGGCATCCAGTACATGCTCGACCGGCGCCGGGAACTCGGCGGCTCGCTGCCGTACAGGCAGCAGAAGTCACGCCCGCTGACCCTGCCCGGCGACAAACCGTACGACGTCGTCCGCCGCGGTTCCGGGTCGCAGGAAGTGGCCACGACCATGGCCTTCGTCCGGCTGTTCAAGGAGTTGCTGAAAGACCCGGAGATCGGCAAGCGGTTCGTGCCGATCATCCCCGACGAGGCCCGCACGTTCGGGATGGACGCCATGTTCCCGGTGCAGAAGATCTACAACCCGGCCGGCCAGTTGTACCAGTCGGTGGACCGGGAGTTGTTCCTCTCCTACAAGGAAGCCGTCAACGGACAGATCCTGCACGAAGGGATCAACGAGGCAGGATCGGCGGCCTCGTTCCAGGCGGCGGGCTCGTCCTACTCCACGCACGACGAGCCGATGATCCCGGTGTACATCTTCTACTCGATGTTCGGCTTCCAGCGCACGGGCGACCAGTTCTGGGCGGCCATGGACCAGCGGGTGCGCGGCTTCCTGCTCGGCGCCACCGCCGGACGCACGACGCTGAACGGCGAGGGCCTGCAACACGAGGACGGCCACTCGCACCTGCTGGCATCGACGAATCCGGGCGTGGTGGCCTACGACCCGGCGTTCTCCTTCGAGATCGCGCATATCGTCAAGGACGGTCTGCGCCGCATGTACGGCGAGGACTCCGAGGACGTCTTCTACTACCTCACCGTCTACAACGAGCCGATCGTGCAGCCCGCCGAGCCTGAAGGGGTGGATGCCGAGGGGATCGTCAAAGGCATGCACCTCTGGTCGCGGGGCGAGGGCAACGGCCCGCGCGTGCAGTTGCTGGCGTCCGGTGTGTCCGTGCCCTGGGCGGTGACGGCGCAGCAGCTACTGCAGTCCGACTGGGGGGTCAGCGCCGATGTCTGGTCGGTCACCTCTTGGACCGAGTTGCGTCGCGACGCCCTGGCCGCCGAACGTGCGGCCCTGCTGGATCCGGCGGCGCCGGCGCGGGTGCCTTACGTGACCCAGCGGTTGGCCGAGGCACCGGGTCCGGTGGTGGCGGTCAGCGACTACATGCGCGCCGTGCAGGACCAGATCCGCCCCTTCGTGCCGGGCGACTTCATGTCTCTGGGCACTGATGGCTGGGGCATGTCCGACACCCGTGGCGCGTTGCGGCGGCACTTCCTCGTCGATGCCGAGGCAATCACCGTGCAGGCGCTGGCGATGCTGGCCCGGCAGGGGGCCGTCGATCCGCAAGCCGTGGCTACGGCCGCGCGCCAGTACCGGCTGGACGACCCCGGCTCCGCGGAGGCTGGGAACACCGAGGGCGGCGGCTGA
- a CDS encoding DUF3052 domain-containing protein: protein MSTQAQDQLPLGLAQGQAVMEIGFDADCDDTIRDAFAAAIGADLLDEDSDEIVEAVLLWWRDDDGDLVDGLMDALGPLADNGVIWLLTPKAGRVGHIDPADIAEAAPTAGLQPTRTISASRTWQGTRLVAPKSARR from the coding sequence ATGAGCACCCAGGCTCAAGACCAATTGCCACTCGGCTTAGCGCAGGGACAGGCGGTGATGGAGATCGGCTTCGACGCCGATTGTGACGACACCATCCGCGATGCCTTCGCCGCCGCCATCGGCGCCGACCTGCTCGACGAGGACAGCGACGAGATCGTCGAGGCCGTGCTGCTGTGGTGGCGCGACGACGACGGCGACCTCGTCGACGGGCTGATGGACGCCCTCGGCCCGCTGGCCGACAACGGCGTCATCTGGCTGCTCACGCCGAAGGCGGGCCGCGTCGGTCACATCGACCCGGCCGACATCGCCGAGGCGGCACCCACGGCCGGACTGCAGCCCACGCGCACGATCAGCGCCAGTCGCACCTGGCAGGGCACCCGGCTGGTGGCCCCGAAGTCAGCCCGTCGCTAG
- a CDS encoding Nif3-like dinuclear metal center hexameric protein: protein MVDRLDSWFPPDLAEPWDAVGLAFGDPDADVRSVLLAVDPTASVAAQAEELGVDLLLTHHPLWLSGVTALRGAKGRLAQELIGHGIALFNAHTNADRARPGVNDALAAALGLRDTEPLERRHTTLLRLTVYVPAADRERLIDALSQAGAGAIGAYDRCAYTTPGEGTFRPLPGAEPHIGTVGDVERVTEDRLEMVLPLRRRDAVTAALRAAHPYEEPAYDLTQISRLDEGVGLGRVGMVDPQPLAEFAASVRAALPDTAAGVRFAGDPQATVRRVAVVGGSGASELGAASAVADVLVTADLKHHTVDEHLAEGGCAVVDVAHWASEWPWCPATAQRLQALGLRTHVSTLVTDPWTGHVGGST, encoded by the coding sequence CTGGTCGACCGACTCGACAGTTGGTTCCCGCCGGACTTGGCCGAGCCCTGGGACGCCGTCGGCCTGGCGTTCGGGGATCCCGACGCCGACGTGCGCTCGGTGCTGCTGGCCGTCGATCCCACCGCGTCGGTCGCGGCACAGGCAGAGGAACTCGGTGTCGACCTGCTGCTCACCCATCATCCGCTGTGGCTCTCGGGGGTGACCGCCTTGCGCGGGGCCAAGGGCCGGTTGGCCCAGGAGTTGATCGGGCACGGGATCGCGCTGTTCAACGCGCACACCAACGCCGACCGCGCCCGGCCAGGTGTCAACGACGCGCTGGCGGCGGCCCTGGGCCTGCGCGACACCGAGCCGCTCGAGCGCCGCCACACGACCCTGCTGCGCTTGACGGTGTACGTGCCTGCAGCCGACCGTGAGCGGCTGATCGACGCGTTGTCCCAGGCGGGCGCCGGAGCCATCGGTGCCTACGACCGCTGTGCCTACACCACACCCGGTGAGGGGACCTTCCGGCCGCTGCCCGGCGCCGAACCCCACATCGGAACGGTGGGGGACGTGGAACGTGTAACGGAGGACCGCCTCGAGATGGTGCTGCCCCTGCGCCGGCGCGATGCGGTCACCGCCGCGTTGCGAGCGGCTCATCCCTACGAGGAGCCCGCCTACGACCTCACGCAGATCAGCCGGCTCGATGAGGGCGTCGGGCTCGGCCGGGTCGGCATGGTCGACCCGCAGCCCCTTGCCGAGTTCGCCGCATCGGTGCGTGCCGCTCTGCCGGACACGGCTGCGGGTGTGCGCTTCGCCGGGGATCCGCAGGCGACAGTGCGGCGCGTGGCCGTCGTCGGGGGTTCCGGCGCCTCGGAGTTGGGCGCAGCCAGTGCGGTGGCTGATGTCCTCGTGACCGCCGATCTGAAGCACCACACGGTCGATGAGCATCTGGCCGAGGGTGGTTGCGCCGTGGTAGATGTTGCCCACTGGGCAAGCGAGTGGCCGTGGTGCCCGGCGACCGCGCAGCGACTGCAGGCTCTGGGCCTGCGCACCCACGTCAGCACTCTGGTGACGGATCCATGGACCGGCCATGTAGGAGGAAGCACATGA
- a CDS encoding metal-dependent hydrolase, with protein MRGDHGAHRGVGTVTGTIVDFPAGVIQGSGTVVRVIDLGDRSGVITDRTPFHPVDPTWPDQPADEGTLDTVPLADCLVGAIAADGTVSVGEDIGARRGDPDHEWVVVHVLAGGAPQPGAVVDLQVDAARRVALSRAHTGCHVSALALNSVVADLWRKEVALDGIGNPDFDRIALTSSRMVADEARDTYRLGKSLRKKGFDTAGLLAQLDDLPQRVEAKVREWMRADASVDIETEGPHLTDMRYWCCHVPEGTFRIACGGTHVTSLRELGALSVRYEQPDESTLVAVTTVG; from the coding sequence GTGCGGGGCGATCATGGTGCGCACAGGGGAGTCGGGACTGTGACCGGCACGATCGTCGACTTCCCGGCTGGGGTGATCCAGGGCAGCGGCACGGTGGTGCGGGTGATCGACCTCGGCGACCGGTCCGGCGTCATCACCGACCGCACGCCGTTCCACCCGGTGGACCCGACCTGGCCCGACCAGCCGGCCGACGAGGGAACCCTTGACACAGTGCCGCTGGCCGACTGCCTGGTGGGCGCCATCGCTGCGGACGGCACGGTCAGCGTGGGTGAGGACATCGGTGCCCGTCGCGGGGACCCGGATCACGAGTGGGTGGTCGTGCACGTCCTCGCCGGTGGTGCCCCACAGCCCGGGGCGGTCGTGGACCTGCAGGTGGATGCGGCGCGGCGGGTGGCGTTGAGCCGGGCTCACACCGGTTGCCACGTCTCCGCTCTGGCGTTGAACAGCGTCGTCGCCGACCTGTGGCGCAAGGAGGTCGCGCTCGACGGGATCGGCAATCCGGACTTCGACCGGATCGCGCTGACCTCGTCGAGGATGGTCGCGGACGAGGCCCGCGACACCTACCGGCTCGGCAAGTCGCTGCGGAAGAAGGGTTTCGACACCGCGGGTCTGCTGGCACAACTCGACGACCTGCCGCAGCGGGTCGAGGCGAAGGTCCGGGAGTGGATGCGGGCGGACGCCTCGGTGGACATCGAAACGGAAGGGCCGCACCTGACCGACATGCGGTACTGGTGCTGCCACGTCCCCGAAGGAACCTTCCGCATCGCGTGCGGTGGCACCCACGTCACGTCGCTGCGCGAACTCGGTGCACTGTCGGTGCGATACGAGCAGCCCGACGAGTCGACCCTGGTGGCGGTGACCACCGTCGGATAG